One Armatimonadota bacterium genomic window carries:
- a CDS encoding transposase — MDSSVKYNALKRGLYPRPETDHFNGQTCLEFLQQLYRRSRRPDRQIVVIADYAQFHYATLHQPWRDAHGQRFALDFQPPYSPELNPIERVWKLTRRKRLHRAQVITHALARLEHAIYNSAAPGPRTHE, encoded by the coding sequence GTGGATAGTTCAGTCAAGTACAATGCTCTGAAACGTGGCCTTTACCCCCGCCCTGAGACGGACCACTTCAATGGTCAAACCTGCCTGGAGTTCCTGCAACAACTTTATCGGCGCAGTCGCCGGCCCGACCGGCAGATCGTGGTCATTGCAGACTACGCCCAGTTCCATTACGCCACCCTCCACCAACCCTGGCGAGACGCGCATGGCCAGCGGTTCGCATTGGATTTCCAGCCTCCCTACAGCCCGGAGCTCAACCCCATTGAACGCGTCTGGAAACTCACGCGTCGCAAGCGCCTGCACCGCGCCCAGGTGATCACGCACGCGCTTGCCCGGTTGGAGCACGCCATCTACAATTCCGCTGCTCCGGGCCCCAGGACCCACGAATGA
- a CDS encoding HD domain-containing phosphohydrolase, with protein sequence MSSTQLVSANPKSLDRGGEHHLDRHRKQLMWLAMSLVGLLGLAFVLVVAYGEEYAVADFNESLLLIGLLAFLTCTVAYFADKERAQRVENRNLLRELHQTAQALDARVNRLNKLCDTSTHLAGTLNIERISELVVEALVAQVEADAASLVLLDKAKGDCLYTHSQGTLAELQPEGDMPEAIAKAAVEEGGPALRSLESAPDVAQQLQAWGNVRAAISAPMRVSDIVGGELAAMRHNSFSPEDLNLLTTLANMASKAIEAAELHEELRQSYFRTLHVLARSLAARDPYSAAHGEAVARVACLLAERLGLEAEAIKALLAYGPLHDLGKIGIADAVLLKEGPLTQEEIEMCRQHAAIGEEIMRPLNPGPAVLCMIRNHHERWDGDGYPDRLRGEETHILARVLAVADAFHAMVSHRPYRPGAVVFRAVQEIKALAGTQFDPRVVEVMVELWDSGEVAKFNIAPAERSETGEILSRSLLLCAPPPVTR encoded by the coding sequence TTGAGCAGCACACAACTGGTTTCCGCAAACCCGAAGTCGCTTGACCGAGGTGGGGAGCATCACCTGGACCGCCATCGCAAGCAGCTCATGTGGCTTGCCATGTCGCTGGTCGGCTTGCTCGGCCTGGCCTTCGTCTTGGTTGTCGCCTACGGCGAAGAGTACGCCGTCGCCGACTTCAACGAGTCGCTGCTGCTCATCGGGTTGCTCGCCTTCCTCACCTGCACGGTTGCCTACTTCGCCGACAAGGAGCGGGCCCAGCGCGTCGAGAACCGCAATCTGTTGCGCGAGCTGCACCAAACGGCGCAGGCCCTCGATGCGCGCGTCAATCGCCTGAACAAGCTCTGCGATACCAGCACACATCTGGCCGGCACCCTGAACATCGAGCGCATCTCTGAGCTGGTGGTTGAAGCGCTGGTCGCCCAGGTTGAAGCGGATGCCGCTTCACTGGTGTTGCTCGACAAGGCCAAAGGCGACTGTCTTTACACCCACAGCCAGGGGACGCTCGCCGAGCTCCAACCCGAAGGCGACATGCCCGAGGCCATCGCCAAGGCGGCGGTCGAAGAGGGCGGGCCGGCGCTGCGGTCGCTGGAAAGCGCTCCCGACGTCGCCCAGCAGCTGCAAGCCTGGGGCAACGTCCGCGCTGCGATCTCGGCGCCGATGAGGGTGTCCGATATCGTGGGCGGGGAGCTGGCGGCCATGCGCCACAACAGCTTCAGCCCCGAGGACCTCAACCTGCTCACCACCCTCGCCAACATGGCGAGCAAGGCGATCGAAGCGGCCGAGCTGCACGAGGAATTAAGGCAGTCCTACTTCAGAACCCTGCACGTGCTGGCGCGCTCGCTCGCCGCGCGCGATCCCTACAGCGCTGCTCACGGCGAAGCGGTCGCCCGCGTGGCCTGTCTGCTGGCAGAGAGGTTGGGCCTGGAAGCTGAGGCGATCAAGGCCCTGCTTGCGTATGGCCCACTGCACGACCTGGGCAAGATCGGGATCGCCGATGCGGTGCTGCTCAAAGAAGGGCCGCTCACCCAGGAAGAGATCGAGATGTGCCGCCAACATGCGGCGATCGGCGAGGAAATCATGCGGCCGCTTAATCCCGGCCCCGCCGTCTTGTGCATGATCCGCAACCACCACGAGCGCTGGGATGGTGATGGCTATCCCGATCGCCTGCGCGGTGAAGAGACCCATATCCTCGCCCGCGTGCTTGCGGTGGCCGACGCTTTCCACGCCATGGTGTCGCACCGTCCTTATCGTCCGGGGGCGGTCGTCTTTCGCGCGGTACAGGAGATCAAGGCCCTGGCCGGCACTCAATTCGATCCGAGGGTGGTGGAGGTCATGGTCGAGCTGTGGGACAGCGGCGAAGTGGCGAAGTTCAACATTGCACCGGCCGAACGCAGCGAAACTGGCGAGATCCTCAGCCGCTCCCTGTTGCTGTGTGCACCGCCGCCAGTCACCAGGTAG